The Schistocerca piceifrons isolate TAMUIC-IGC-003096 chromosome 11, iqSchPice1.1, whole genome shotgun sequence genome includes the window GGTAATGAAGACCGGTAGGGCTACCTTAAAGGTCATGCCTCTCCTAGGGCACCATCACGGCACTCCTATTGAGAGAGACTCTATGAAGAAAAACCTGTGTGGGTGGACAGCAAACAGAGAACCCGTGCAGAAGACACAAATGACAAGCAGCCACATCCACTCATTCGCCCTTCGTCTGCAGACCTGCTGCAGACCGCTGCACGGTGTGTggtcgaaccactgtcctcccgaatgtgagtccagagtgtCTCACCGCCGCGCcctgcatatctacatctacatctgtactccgcaagccacctgacggtgtgtggcggagggtaccttgggtaccgctatcggttctcccttctattccagtctcgtattgttcgtggaaaggaggattgtctgtatgcttctgtgtgggctctaatgtctctgattttatcctcacggtctcttcgcgagatataggtaggagggagcaatatactgcttgactcttcggtgaaggtatgttctcgaaactttaacaaaagcccgtaccgagctactgagcgtctctcctgcagagtcttccactggagtttatctatcatctccataacgcttttgcgattactaaatgatcctgtaacgaagcgcgccgctctccgttggatcttctctatctcttctatcaaccctatctggtacggatcccacactgctgagcagtattcaagcagtgggcggacaagcgtactgtaacctttgttttcggattgcatttccttaggattgttccaatgaatggcatctgctttgccgacgatcaactatatgatcattccattttaaatcactcctaatgcgtactcccagataattttaactgcttccagttgctgacctgctattttgtagctaaatgataagggatctatctttctatgtattcgcagcacattacacttgtctacattgagattcaattgccattccctgcaccatgcgtcaattcgctgcagatcctcctgcatttcagtacaattttccattgttacaacctctcgatacaccacagcatcatctgcaaaaagcctcagtgaacttccgatgtcatccaccaggtcatttatgtacatagtgaatagcaacggtcctatgacactcccctggcttacctgaaatcactcttacttcggaagacttctctccattgagaatgacatgctgagttctattatctaggaactcctcaatccaatcacacaattggtctgatagtccatatgctcttactttgttcattaaacgactgtggggaactgtatcgaacgccttgcggaagtcaagaaacacggcatctacctgtgaacccgtgtctatggccctctgagtctcgtggacgaatagcgcgagctgcgtttcacacgaccgtctttttcgaaacccgtgctgattcctacagagtagatttcaagattccagaaaagtcattatactcgaacagaatacatgttccaaaattctacaactgatcggcgttagagatacaggtctatagttctgcacatgttagacgtcccttcttggaaaacggggatgacctgtgcccttttccaatcctttggaacgctacgctcttgtagagacctacggtacagagctgcaagaaggggggcaagttccttcgcgtactctgtgtaaaatcgaactggtatcccatcatgtccagcagcctttcctcttttgagcgattttgtttctctatccctctgtcgtctatttcgatatctaccattttgtcatctgtacgacaatctagagaatgaactacagtgcagtcttcctctgtgaaacagctttggaaaaagtcagtatttcggcctttagtctgtcatcctctgtttcagtaccatttaggtcgcagagtgtctggacattgttttgatccgcctaccgctttgacataggaccaaaatttcttaggattttctgccaagccagtacatagaactttactttggaattgaacgcctctcgcatagccctcctcacactacatttcgcttcgcgtaatttttgtttgtctgcaaggctctttggctatgtttatgtttgctgtgaagttccctttgcttccgcaattttctaactcggttgttgtaccacggtggctctttcccatctctaacgatcttgcttggcacatactcatctaacgcatattgtacgatggttttgaactttgtccactgatcctcaacactatctgtacgtgagacaaaacttttgtgttcagCCGTCAGGTActatgtaatctgctttttgtcacttttgctaaacagaaaaatcttcctaccttttttaatatttctatttacggttgaaatcatcgatgccgtaaccgctttatgatggccgattccctgttctgcgttaactgtttcaaatagtttgggtctgtttgtcaccaggtggtccaatatgttatcgccacgagtcagttctctgttaactgctcaaggtagttttcagataaagcacttaaaaaaatttcactggattctttgtccctgccacccgttatctgTTTGTCTCCCAGTCTATATACGGCAAATTaacctccacccagaactataacattgtggggaaatctactcgaaatattttccaaattatccttcaggtgctcagccacaacagctgctgagccagggggcctatagagacatccaattaccatgtctgagcctactTTAACCGTGAGCTACACCCAAATCATTTCGCAttccggatctccgtcaatttccttcgatactatagcacttcttatcactataaacacgcctccccccttgactgtccagcctgtctctgcggtatacattccaatcaaaGTTTAGGATTTAATTACTGTTTACGTCTAGTTTCAGCCAActttgtccctagtactatatgggcgttgtgaccgtttattaatgagaacagttctgggacctctctatagacgctcttgcagtttactattagcacattaatattgttattccctgttgcattttgcctactcctaccttgccgcgtctcaggaggcatcctgtcaggcctagggagggaattctctaacctaaaaaacccccatgtgcactccacacatagtccgctacccttgtagccgcttcacgtgtagtgcacgcctgacctattcagggggaccctacattcctccacccgatagcggaggtcgagaaatttgcaccccaaatctccgcagaatcgtctgagcctctggtttaagccttccactcggctcgaaACCAGAGGCACCATCACGGAACTCCTATTGAGAGAGACTCTATGAAGAAAAACCTGTGTGGGTGGACAGCAAACAGAGAACCGGTGCAGAAGACACAAATGACAAGCAGCCACATCCACTCATTCGCCCTTCGTCTGCAGACCTGCTGCTGGCCACTGCACGGTGTGTggtcgaaccactgtcctcccgaatgtgactcCAGAGAGTCTCACCGCCACGGCCTGCATATCCAGTCCACTACTTGCATTTCACACACGTTTCTCTGCCGGTTACATGGCGCAGACACGCACGAAGATTGTGTCTCCAAAATATGCTGAAGGTGATCGGGACCATGGCTCTCTGTCTACTAATAATTCAGACGCGATCCCGCTCAGTATCTCGACAAAGTTGTGATGACCTAGAAAACCGTTTGAGTGAAAGACTCTGCGGAAGCTCAGTGTAAACTACTGTCGCATTGCGAGTGTCACAATAAAGTAGAATACTACACCACTGATCTCAGGATACATTAAACATTTATAAGACAATGACGTCTGATTCTTAGACGAGGAACATGTCGATGCTCGAAGACTGTATGGAAATGTAAATGGCTTTACAGCTTTTACCGCTTCGTTTATTTACATGCAGCACCACTTGGATGTAGGAAAATACGGTCACAGTACCTGTAAACAACAGTAAAAAGTCGTTCATTATGCGATTACAACGCCAGTGTCAAGAGTCTTGAGCCTATAACATTGAGTGCATACTTCGTATGGGGAGGCGAAAAAACCCGCAAAGCGATATAAAACGCAAGCAAATGTACAACTAACTaacgagggatggggaaggaagactcgGGTTGGTCGGGTGGCTTCCAGAAGCCTGCAGTGCACGTGTTGGCCTGCGACCCTGCGCTGACCTCCGGCGCTACGCTCTGTGCAGCACTGCCTCGGCGTCTCCATCCACGTCGGGCGGGCGCGACAGAAGCCTTCGGACGAATTCTTAGGCGCTCTGCTGGCACCGTAACGATCCGGCAGACGTCTTGCGCTGGTGGAATGGAGATTCTGATTCGGCACGTTTCGAAAAAAGTGGACGCCGTTCTCGCGAAACCCACTTGTCTGAATTTGGGAAGCCAGTTTACACTGTAGGGTGTGGAACTATTTCACTGACTCCGTCGTTTGCCCCCTCATACGACCAGGAGAGTCAAGAGTGATGTCGGAGCTGTGATGGAGCTTACTTTGGTTTAGCCATGACGTATGTGTCATCTAATAAGTACCCGAACGTTCTGTGGGGCAAAGATGCTATACAAACACGTCCACGCCAAAAGGAGATGCAAATTTATATTTGTGCGAAAGTTCCACAACACATGCTCTGGAAATGGAGGCAACGAGTTTCATTCCTAAACTGCTCAACCTGGAAATACCTGGGTACACCGTAGCTCGCAACAATCGGATAAAATGGCgacatgatttatgattgtattatgCAGCATTCTTTACCACGGAGGTGGGCGCTGCATCTTTTTCTGAAGAAAGAAGACGCAGGTATCAATCTGTTCAAAGGAGAGTTAAACATACCAATGAATTTAGACTAGTGGTTCAAaaccgctcaaatggctctgacctctatgggacttaacatcggaggtcatcagtccaatagaacctagaactacttaaacctaactaacctaaggacatcacacacacccatgcccgaggcaggatttgaacctgtgaccgtagcaggcgcgtggttccggattgaagcgcctagaaccactcggccacggtgGCCGGTCAAGTTTAATCGTGCCTACCCTGAGACATTCACCGAGGAAACTGATTTCTGCATTACATGTACATTGCTTCTGATCAGGTGTCACGGATCTGAGGAACTTGAGAtaaggaggaagaaaatttttcctAGTTAGAGGTGCCACCAACTTGGATTTAAATATAAGTCGTGTAACTTTATGGCTGAAACACGTTTGTTGCTTTGctaatttttttgctatgacataaataaaccatcttTTGACTGAGAACGATAACATTTTTAGAAGGTGAAAGCAGTCTATTGTAGCACCGCACTGGTAGTCACAAACCTTAGGTGATCGCAAAGCAGTACGGGCCCTTGTCATTTTAAGGAAACTGGTGACGTTGCAATTGATTTAGGGTGGACAACACTTTCACAGCTGCTGTTTCATACAGGTATGCATGCGCCTCGTACAAGTGTTGAGGGTGCAGTGTGAGGGCTGCTCAGTGGCACTGTGTTTCAGGACTACCCACCATGTCGGCAGTTACGGAGGTTCAGAACAACACAACCGAGGCCCTGGCCGCCCTGGTAGATGGGGGTGAAGACGCCCTGGTGACGCTGGTGGCGGGCGAGACGAGGGTGGCGGCTCACAGGGCCGTGTTGGCAGCCGCGAGCCCCGTGTTCGCAGCGATGTTCGCGCACGACATGCTGGAGGCCAGCTGCGGCCAGGTGAGCATCGACGACGTGGAGGGCCCGGTGCTGAAGCTCCTGGTCGCCTACACGTATACCCTGCAGGCCCCCCAGCTGCCCGACACGGCCGCCCAGCTGCTCTCGGCGGCCGACAAGTACGGCTTGTCGGCCCTGAAGGCTGCCTGCGAGCGGCAGCTGATCTCGCAGTTGGCCGTCGAGACCGCAGCGGCGACGGCCGTCACGGCAGTGAGGCACTCGTGCCCGGACGCCACCAGGGCTGCCGTCGCCTTCATAAAGGACCACCCGCAGGTGATGGCCACGCGGGGCTGGGCGGACGCTGTGCTCGAGTACCCGCAAGAAGTCATTGAAGTCAGCAGTATGCTCGGTGAGCCACCGGCAGAAGCCAGGTAAGCACGattccctttttggcagtgctagtgtgAATTAGACGTCGTCCTTGCTTTGTTCGTCATGGGTTTCTTTATTGCCCATGTTGCGTAACACCTTAACTTGATCTAATTACTGATCATCAGTCACGATGctaagtctctcgctgttttcaCTTCTACTGCTTCTTATCAATTTcgcctttctctgatttactctgagtccatattctgtactcattagactgttcattccattcagcaaaccctgtaattcttcttcactgttacTGACATAAtcggtcatcagcaaatcttatatcatttcaccctgaattttaattccactcttcaatctttccattatttccgtcatcgcttcttcgatgtatagactgaacagtaggggcgaaggattACATCCCTGTccgacaccctttttaatccaagtacttcattcttggtctttcactcttattttaccttcttgcctcttgtacatattgcaaattACTTGACTTCTCCTATAGCGTACATGTATTTTTGtctgaatttctaacatcttgaacCACttgatattgccgaacgctttctccaggaccacaaatcctatgaacgtcacggaacttcaattttcttttcattctcctgtgtattatccttgtcagaaacgtggatgcttcagctgttaagctgattgtgcgataattctcacgctTCTCTGTTCTTGCAGTCTCCCAAATCGTGATGATTATATTTCtttcaaagtcagattgtatgTTGCCAGacttacacattctacacaccagtgagAATAGACCTTTTGCCacctctcccaatgattttagaacttctgattgaatgttgtctataccttttgccttctttgatcttaaattttccaaagcgcttttaaattctgattctaatcagCAATATTTTCCAtaccgactcctgcttcttctgTCACGCCATCGCACAAGTTGTTCCAATCagggaggccttcagtgtactctttccaactatctgaTCTCGCCTCtgtatttaacactggaattcacaTTGTGCTCTTAATATTACCACGCTTGCTTCTAATTCTGTGGaagattgctttgacttttctatatgctgcgtcagtcgtcccaagaatcatttcttctttgatttcttcacatttttcgtgccatttcgccttagcttctctgcacttcctattcatttcattcctaagtgacatatttctctattactgaattttcctgaatatttttgaacttctaTCTTCGATTGATCAGCGGAAGGATTTCttatgttttccatggtttcttcgcagttagcttctttgtacctacgtttttctttccaacttctgttactgTCGTTGTtaaagatatccattcctcttcaactgaactacctgttGAGCTGCTTATTATTGCAGtaactgtagcctcagagaacataaatctcatctcttctttccttagtactactgtattccacttctttgtacaTCGATTGCTCCTGACGAGTCTCGTAAAATtgagcctactcttaatcactgctaaattgttatgactctatatctactcctgggtatgctttacagtccagtatctgatttcaaaatgtttTCCTGACAATAATATGGTGTGACTTTAAACCTCCCATATTtcggtccttttccaagtatacctcctcgtctagtTATTTTTGAACAGACTATACCAGCTATTACTACGATAAATTTACTGTAGAACTTAACTAGCCTTTGTTCTCTCCTATTCCTATTATCAAGTACATATTCtcgtgtaaccctttcttctactccttcccctatgatCGCGTTTCAGTCCCTCCATGACTATTACatagtactgaattacctgttcaatatcctcactttttctctctctccaccTTCAACTTGCAACGtcatcatgtatacctgaactatgcatgttgttggtttgcttttcATTCTCATGAGAACATATCTATACTCACTTTCTGCCCTGCCTTTCTATTGATACTGAATCCTACTGCTGTTGCTACTACCCTattctcatgtgaccagaaatccgttTCTTATTTTCTGGCTCCCAACCACATTCGAACTCCTAACTTTCCAGCTCCAgaatcatagaacgttatcctttcgttggttactcaacctttgatcattgccaattcttcctcatttaggagcagtttcagacctcaagggaaagagagtgccctgaacctctgtcggcccctccgccctctttggaaaGGCTGTTGGCTGAAAGAGGGCGACACCtgatgctggaagtcttcagacaccaatgctgatgattcgtATTCAAAATTCAAGTGATGGTGAGGTTCAAACCTGGGACTGAAGACTTTCCT containing:
- the LOC124720373 gene encoding cortactin-binding protein 2-like, producing MSAVTEVQNNTTEALAALVDGGEDALVTLVAGETRVAAHRAVLAAASPVFAAMFAHDMLEASCGQVSIDDVEGPVLKLLVAYTYTLQAPQLPDTAAQLLSAADKYGLSALKAACERQLISQLAVETAAATAVTAVRHSCPDATRAAVAFIKDHPQVMATRGWADAVLEYPQEVIEVSSMLGEPPAEASSPAATGGGSTPNSDSQPHSGHSRTPAAAAPPTSARHTPPPDDAAVCRFRNLSDEERGRRLREAAKEGAVEEVRALLAAGADVGSRSGAGGTALHWAAWRGHAAVVRLLLSAASDPNARSQGGETPLHLAVWNGHAEAAAALLQAGADRGVRTNSGNTALDIARRYNHQEIVSMLTQS